A portion of the Platichthys flesus chromosome 7, fPlaFle2.1, whole genome shotgun sequence genome contains these proteins:
- the si:ch211-148l7.4 gene encoding zinc finger protein 226 produces the protein MDGVSWSTTRTPESFSRSPTATETLSRLASFIARSDTKQPAHNPRQRSSHLHAYVCPECGKSFPYATDLLLHQELKHSLPKPHRCPSCGQEFSLRSSLQLHKCDRDSSPCELCCGGSRSGSPCPSCMHHASDPGRPQENSLHLQPHLLDSSPYACAPCGRGFSQKKALLQHQQAGCSEPPSPSDGVDASSLPDDSPPVSEADTTRSDSSDAPGPTSRAVRVCQLCSRSFRTAAGLQRHKQCNHSEEQLRAPKRQKTKGEMGKEGDDNEDPNKNSKSKKKLLKCRSCDMIFMSTSKLYMHRTEKHSREKSTRRDPKPVVKRRWKGHGNPCQVCGKVFFHHLSLKAHYRLHTASSFSSIDNKGRSEGSTAKDYKLPENRPNNLKANLKGTTVKPGRGRPRKVPILEIKKSDLRRCKKVPEVKEGEAGDDDEEEEEEEREYPCPSCAEVFSLKSKLWEHMELHQSCVKRRHCSVCTNEMDTCKWPGSKKHRLYHCVPCQQGFSAMDSFLEHCQEHLRVRVEEDSLTEAYMQQASKA, from the coding sequence atggatggagtgaGCTGGAGCACCACAAGGACCCCGGAGTCGTTCAGTCGCTCCCCGACAGCTACCGAAACTCTGTCCCGGCTCGCCAGCTTCATCGCCCGGTCAGACACCAAACAGCCCGCACACAACCCGAGGCAGCGATCGTCCCACCTGCACGCTTATGTTTGTCCAGAGTGTGGCAAGAGTTTCCCGTATGCAACCGATCTGCTGCTCCACCAAGAATTAAAACACTCATTACCCAAACCTCACCGGTGTCCCTCTTGTGGACAGGAGTTCTCCCTGCGGTCCTCTTTGCAGCTACATAAGTGCGACAGGGATTCCTCTCCGTGTGAACTTTGTTGTGGAGGGTCACGGAGTGGCTCTCCTTGCCCTTCGTGCATGCATCACGCCTCAGATCCCGGCAGGCCACAGGAAAATTCCCTTCACCTCCAGCCTCACCTCCTGGACAGCAGCCCTTACGCATGTGCACCCTGTGGGAGAGGCTTCAGCCAGAAGAAGGCcctgctgcagcatcagcaggCTGGCTGCAGTGAACCACCATCCCCATCAGATGGAGTTGATGCGAGCAGCCTTCCAGATGATTCTCCTCCAGTTTCTGAGGCAGACACAACCCGCTCTGACTCTTCAGACGCCCCAGGGCCCACAAGCAGAGCTGTCCGTGTGTGCCAACTCTGTTCCAGAAGCTTCCGTACAGCGGCTGGTCTGCAACGCCACAAGCAGTGCAACCACTCTGAGGAGCAGTTGAGGGCCCCAAAGCGACAAAAGACCAAAGGAGAAATGGGGAAAGAAGGAGATGACAAtgaagatccaaataaaaattcCAAATCCAAAAAGAAGCTTCTGAAATGTCGCTCTTGTGACATGATTTTCATGAGCACCTCTAAGCTCTACATGCACAGGACAGAGAagcacagcagagagaaaagtaCTAGGAGAGACCCGAAGCCAGTCGTCAAAAGGCGCTGGAAAGGACATGGGAATCCGTGTCAGGTCTGCGGCAAAGTCTTCTTCCATCATTTGTCCCTTAAGGCACATTACAGATTGCACACAGCCTCAAGCTTCTCTTCAATTGACAACAAAGGCAGGTCTGAAGGAAGCACTGCCAAAGACTATAAGTTACCAGAAAATAGACCAAACAACCTAAAAGCCAACTTAAAAGGTACAACGGTAAAGCCTGGACGAGGGAGGCCCAGGAAAGTGCCCATTTTAGAGATTAAGAAGAGTGATTTGAGAAGATGCAAGAAAGTGCCTGAAGTGAAGGAAGGGGAGGCaggggatgatgatgaggaggaggaggaagaagagcgaGAGTACCCATGCCCCTCCTGTGCAGAGGTTTTCTCTCTAAAGTCCAAGCTCTGGGAGCACATGGAGCTCCACCAGTCGTGTGTGAAGAGAAGACActgcagtgtgtgcacaaacgaGATGGACACCTGTAAATGGCCGGGCTCAAAGAAGCACAGGCTATACCACTGTGTGCCCTGTCAGCAGGGATTCTCGGCCATGGACTCTTTCCTAGAACACTGTCAGGAGCACCTgcgagtcagggtggaggaggacagcCTCACAGAGGCCTACATGCAGCAGGCCAGCAAAGCCTGA
- the tbc1d22b gene encoding TBC1 domain family member 22B isoform X1: protein MATENRINFWRRNAKVPGRYPKDTKPKFNNLKTKKASSFHEFACSTNDAWDIDDEEDDDFLGSPAPTSSLSSGLSSKPAQIHQQSQAGDSESRMSHERESLSPEPQNLQDVLEEDVDSETVNGKVVKSNSETYLNSSSVRSTLQKQQSLPVRPIIPLVARISDQNSSGAPPMTVREKSRLDKFKYLLASPNTDLDELRKHSWSGIPKKVRPITWRLLSGYLPANKDRRDLVLKRKREEYFGFIEQYYHSRTDEHFKDTYRQIHIDIPRTNPLIPLFQQPVVQEVFERILFIWAIRHPASGYVQGINDLVTPFFVVFLSEFVMEDVENFEMAALPLETQRNIEADSFWCMSKLLDGIQDNYTFAQPGIQNKVKALEELVSRIDEDIHNHFKRYEVEYLQFAFRWMNNLLMRELPLRCTIRLWDTYQAEAEGFSHFHLYVCAAFLIEWRKEILSMVDFQGLLMLLQNVPTIHWGNEEVGLLLAEAYRLKYMFADAPSHYKR, encoded by the exons ATGGCCACCGAGAACAGGATCAATTTTTGGAGGAGAAACGCAAAGGTTCCCGGAAG GTATCCCAAAGACACAAAGCCCAAATTCAACaatctaaaaacaaaaaaggcctCCAGCTTCCACGAGTTTGCTTGCAGCACCAACGATGCCTGGGACATcgatgatgaggaggacgatgatTTCCTCGGGAGCCCCGCCCCAACTTCATCCCTGTCATCAGGCCTGTCCTCTAAGCCTGCACAGATCCAT CAGCAGAGTCAGGCAGGTGACTCGGAGAGCAGGATGTCACATGAGCGGGAATCTCTTAGCCCAGAACCTCAGAACCTCCAGGATGTTCTAGAGGAAGACGTGGACAGTGAGACTGTCAATGGCAAGGTTGTCAAGTCTAATAGTGAGACCTACCTCAACTCGTCCTCAG TCAGATCCACACTGCAGAAACAGCAGTCTCTCCCAGTTCGTCCCATCATCCCACTAGTGGCTCGGATCTCCGACCAGAATTCATCCGGGGCTCCACCCATGACAGTGCGGGAGAAGAGCCGACTGGACAAATTCAAGTATCTGCTTGCCAGTCCCAACACTGACCTAG ATGAACTTCGGAAGCACAGCTGGTCAGGTATTCCAAAGAAAGTCCGGCCAATCACATGGAGACTTCTCTCT GGCTACCTACCGGCCAACAAGGACCGCAGAGACCTGGTGCTAAAAAGGAAGCGAGAAGAATACTTTGGATTCATTGAGCAGTATTACCACTCCAGAACAGACGAGCACTTCAAGGACACATACAGACAG ATCCACATTGACATTCCAAGAACAAACCCTCTGATTCCCCTGTTTCAGCAGCCTGTGGTACAAGAG GTTTTCGAGCGTATCCTCTTTATTTGGGCCATCCGTCACCCGGCCAGTGGCTACGTCCAGGGAATCAATGACCTAGTCACACCCTTCTTTGTCGTCTTCTTGTCAGAGTTTGTCA TGGAGGATGTAGAGAACTTTGAGATGGCAGCGCTGCCTCTGGAAACCCAGAGAAACATCGAAGCTGATAGCTTCTGGTGCATGAGTAAGCTGTTGGACGGAATCCAG GACAACTACACCTTTGCTCAGCCTGGAATCCAGAACAAAGTAAAGGCTTTAGAGGAGCTGGTCAGCAGGATAGATG AGGACATTCACAATCATTTCAAGAGGTATGAGGTAGAGTACCTGCAGTTTGCTTTCCGGTGGATGAACAATCTGCTGATGAGGGAGCTGCCTCTTCGTTGCACTATCCGTCTCTGGGACACCTACCAG GCTGAAGCAGAGGGCTTCTCCCACTTCCACCTGTACGTCTGCGCTGCTTTTCTCATTGAGTGGCGCAAAGAAATTCTCTCCATGGTTGACTTTCAG GGCCTCCTCATGCTACTGCAGAATGTTCCGACAATCCACTGGGGGAACGAGGAAGTGGGTCTCCTCCTGGCTGAGGCCTACAGACTGAAGTACATGTTTGCAGATGCACCCAGCCATTACAAGAGATAG
- the tbc1d22b gene encoding TBC1 domain family member 22B isoform X2, whose protein sequence is MATENRINFWRRNAKVPGRYPKDTKPKFNNLKTKKASSFHEFACSTNDAWDIDDEEDDDFLGSPAPTSSLSSGLSSKPAQIHQSQAGDSESRMSHERESLSPEPQNLQDVLEEDVDSETVNGKVVKSNSETYLNSSSVRSTLQKQQSLPVRPIIPLVARISDQNSSGAPPMTVREKSRLDKFKYLLASPNTDLDELRKHSWSGIPKKVRPITWRLLSGYLPANKDRRDLVLKRKREEYFGFIEQYYHSRTDEHFKDTYRQIHIDIPRTNPLIPLFQQPVVQEVFERILFIWAIRHPASGYVQGINDLVTPFFVVFLSEFVMEDVENFEMAALPLETQRNIEADSFWCMSKLLDGIQDNYTFAQPGIQNKVKALEELVSRIDEDIHNHFKRYEVEYLQFAFRWMNNLLMRELPLRCTIRLWDTYQAEAEGFSHFHLYVCAAFLIEWRKEILSMVDFQGLLMLLQNVPTIHWGNEEVGLLLAEAYRLKYMFADAPSHYKR, encoded by the exons ATGGCCACCGAGAACAGGATCAATTTTTGGAGGAGAAACGCAAAGGTTCCCGGAAG GTATCCCAAAGACACAAAGCCCAAATTCAACaatctaaaaacaaaaaaggcctCCAGCTTCCACGAGTTTGCTTGCAGCACCAACGATGCCTGGGACATcgatgatgaggaggacgatgatTTCCTCGGGAGCCCCGCCCCAACTTCATCCCTGTCATCAGGCCTGTCCTCTAAGCCTGCACAGATCCAT CAGAGTCAGGCAGGTGACTCGGAGAGCAGGATGTCACATGAGCGGGAATCTCTTAGCCCAGAACCTCAGAACCTCCAGGATGTTCTAGAGGAAGACGTGGACAGTGAGACTGTCAATGGCAAGGTTGTCAAGTCTAATAGTGAGACCTACCTCAACTCGTCCTCAG TCAGATCCACACTGCAGAAACAGCAGTCTCTCCCAGTTCGTCCCATCATCCCACTAGTGGCTCGGATCTCCGACCAGAATTCATCCGGGGCTCCACCCATGACAGTGCGGGAGAAGAGCCGACTGGACAAATTCAAGTATCTGCTTGCCAGTCCCAACACTGACCTAG ATGAACTTCGGAAGCACAGCTGGTCAGGTATTCCAAAGAAAGTCCGGCCAATCACATGGAGACTTCTCTCT GGCTACCTACCGGCCAACAAGGACCGCAGAGACCTGGTGCTAAAAAGGAAGCGAGAAGAATACTTTGGATTCATTGAGCAGTATTACCACTCCAGAACAGACGAGCACTTCAAGGACACATACAGACAG ATCCACATTGACATTCCAAGAACAAACCCTCTGATTCCCCTGTTTCAGCAGCCTGTGGTACAAGAG GTTTTCGAGCGTATCCTCTTTATTTGGGCCATCCGTCACCCGGCCAGTGGCTACGTCCAGGGAATCAATGACCTAGTCACACCCTTCTTTGTCGTCTTCTTGTCAGAGTTTGTCA TGGAGGATGTAGAGAACTTTGAGATGGCAGCGCTGCCTCTGGAAACCCAGAGAAACATCGAAGCTGATAGCTTCTGGTGCATGAGTAAGCTGTTGGACGGAATCCAG GACAACTACACCTTTGCTCAGCCTGGAATCCAGAACAAAGTAAAGGCTTTAGAGGAGCTGGTCAGCAGGATAGATG AGGACATTCACAATCATTTCAAGAGGTATGAGGTAGAGTACCTGCAGTTTGCTTTCCGGTGGATGAACAATCTGCTGATGAGGGAGCTGCCTCTTCGTTGCACTATCCGTCTCTGGGACACCTACCAG GCTGAAGCAGAGGGCTTCTCCCACTTCCACCTGTACGTCTGCGCTGCTTTTCTCATTGAGTGGCGCAAAGAAATTCTCTCCATGGTTGACTTTCAG GGCCTCCTCATGCTACTGCAGAATGTTCCGACAATCCACTGGGGGAACGAGGAAGTGGGTCTCCTCCTGGCTGAGGCCTACAGACTGAAGTACATGTTTGCAGATGCACCCAGCCATTACAAGAGATAG
- the tbc1d22b gene encoding TBC1 domain family member 22B isoform X3, with translation MATENRINFWRRNAKVPGSVQPVYGAQHPPLDPRLRRTYPKDTKPKFNNLKTKKASSFHEFACSTNDAWDIDDEEDDDFLGSPAPTSSLSSGLSSKPAQIHQSQAGDSESRMSHERESLSPEPQNLQDVLEEDVDSETVNGKVVKSNSETYLNSSSVRSTLQKQQSLPVRPIIPLVARISDQNSSGAPPMTVREKSRLDKFKYLLASPNTDLDELRKHSWSGIPKKVRPITWRLLSGYLPANKDRRDLVLKRKREEYFGFIEQYYHSRTDEHFKDTYRQIHIDIPRTNPLIPLFQQPVVQEVFERILFIWAIRHPASGYVQGINDLVTPFFVVFLSEFVMEDVENFEMAALPLETQRNIEADSFWCMSKLLDGIQDNYTFAQPGIQNKVKALEELVSRIDEDIHNHFKRYEVEYLQFAFRWMNNLLMRELPLRCTIRLWDTYQAEAEGFSHFHLYVCAAFLIEWRKEILSMVDFQGLLMLLQNVPTIHWGNEEVGLLLAEAYRLKYMFADAPSHYKR, from the exons ATGGCCACCGAGAACAGGATCAATTTTTGGAGGAGAAACGCAAAGGTTCCCGGAAG CGTACAACCAGTCTATGGAGCACAGCATCCACCTCTTGACCCGCGATTGCGACGCAC GTATCCCAAAGACACAAAGCCCAAATTCAACaatctaaaaacaaaaaaggcctCCAGCTTCCACGAGTTTGCTTGCAGCACCAACGATGCCTGGGACATcgatgatgaggaggacgatgatTTCCTCGGGAGCCCCGCCCCAACTTCATCCCTGTCATCAGGCCTGTCCTCTAAGCCTGCACAGATCCAT CAGAGTCAGGCAGGTGACTCGGAGAGCAGGATGTCACATGAGCGGGAATCTCTTAGCCCAGAACCTCAGAACCTCCAGGATGTTCTAGAGGAAGACGTGGACAGTGAGACTGTCAATGGCAAGGTTGTCAAGTCTAATAGTGAGACCTACCTCAACTCGTCCTCAG TCAGATCCACACTGCAGAAACAGCAGTCTCTCCCAGTTCGTCCCATCATCCCACTAGTGGCTCGGATCTCCGACCAGAATTCATCCGGGGCTCCACCCATGACAGTGCGGGAGAAGAGCCGACTGGACAAATTCAAGTATCTGCTTGCCAGTCCCAACACTGACCTAG ATGAACTTCGGAAGCACAGCTGGTCAGGTATTCCAAAGAAAGTCCGGCCAATCACATGGAGACTTCTCTCT GGCTACCTACCGGCCAACAAGGACCGCAGAGACCTGGTGCTAAAAAGGAAGCGAGAAGAATACTTTGGATTCATTGAGCAGTATTACCACTCCAGAACAGACGAGCACTTCAAGGACACATACAGACAG ATCCACATTGACATTCCAAGAACAAACCCTCTGATTCCCCTGTTTCAGCAGCCTGTGGTACAAGAG GTTTTCGAGCGTATCCTCTTTATTTGGGCCATCCGTCACCCGGCCAGTGGCTACGTCCAGGGAATCAATGACCTAGTCACACCCTTCTTTGTCGTCTTCTTGTCAGAGTTTGTCA TGGAGGATGTAGAGAACTTTGAGATGGCAGCGCTGCCTCTGGAAACCCAGAGAAACATCGAAGCTGATAGCTTCTGGTGCATGAGTAAGCTGTTGGACGGAATCCAG GACAACTACACCTTTGCTCAGCCTGGAATCCAGAACAAAGTAAAGGCTTTAGAGGAGCTGGTCAGCAGGATAGATG AGGACATTCACAATCATTTCAAGAGGTATGAGGTAGAGTACCTGCAGTTTGCTTTCCGGTGGATGAACAATCTGCTGATGAGGGAGCTGCCTCTTCGTTGCACTATCCGTCTCTGGGACACCTACCAG GCTGAAGCAGAGGGCTTCTCCCACTTCCACCTGTACGTCTGCGCTGCTTTTCTCATTGAGTGGCGCAAAGAAATTCTCTCCATGGTTGACTTTCAG GGCCTCCTCATGCTACTGCAGAATGTTCCGACAATCCACTGGGGGAACGAGGAAGTGGGTCTCCTCCTGGCTGAGGCCTACAGACTGAAGTACATGTTTGCAGATGCACCCAGCCATTACAAGAGATAG